The DNA region GGATCCGACTTTCAGAACTGAAACAAACGTTGAAACTGGCCAGACGATCATTTCCGGTATGGGTGAGCTTCACCTCGACATTATCGTGGACCGTATGAGACGTGAATTCAAAGTGGAAGCGAATGTGGGTGCACCACAGGTTGCTTACCGCGAAACATTCCGCAAGTCTGCTGATGTTGAAGGTAAGTTTGTACGCCAATCCGGCGGACGCGGACAATATGGCCACGTTTGGGTCAAGTTTGAGCCGAATGAAGAAGGCTCAGGCTTTGAGTTCCAGAATAAAATCGTCGGCGGTGTCGTTCCTCGTGAATACATCGGCCCGGTTGAACAGGGACTTAAAGAGTCATTGGAAACAGGCCCGCTTGCAGGCTATCCGATGGTCGACATCAAAGCGACATTGTTCGATGGTTCTTACCATGATGTTGACTCCAACGAAATGGCCTTTAAAGTAGCCGCATCCCTTGCGTTGAAAAATGCAAAGACAAAATGTGGTCCAGTACTTCTTGAGCCGGTGATGAAAGTCGAAGTTGTCGTACCGGAAGAGTACATGGGAGACATCATGGGTGACGTCACTTCCCGCCGTGGACGCGTGGAAGGCATGGAAGCCCGCGGTAACGCACAGGTTGTAAAAGCGATGGTTCCACTTTCCGAGATGTTTGGATATGCAACAGCATTGCGTTCCAACACACAGGGCCGCGGAACGTATACAATGCACTTCGACCACTATGAAGAGGTGCCGAAGTCAATCTCTGAAGAGATCATCAAAAAAAATAGCGGCCAATAATTGATTTCCAACATTTGTTCCGTTATAACTGTATTGTAAGCTTGGAGAGCAGAGGGGGCTGGACCGGCTCCCCTGAATTCCGGCTGGCAACAATAGATTTCAATCTTACTTATATTAAGGTATCTAAAGGAGGAAATTACTAATGGGTAAAGAGAAGTTTGATCGTTCCAAAGCGCACGTCAACATTGGTACAATTGGACACGTTGACCATGGTAAAACTACACTGACTGCAGCAATCACAACTGTACTTCATAAGAAATCAGGTAAAGGTTCTGCAATGGCATATGACCAAATTGATGGTGCTCCAGAAGAGCGTGAGCGCGGTATCACAATCGCTACTGCACACGTAGAGTACGAAACTGATAACCGTCACTATGCACACGTTGACTGCCCTGGACACGCTGACTATGTTAAAAACATGATCACTGGTGCAGCGCAAATGGACGGTGCGATCCTTGTAGTATCAGCAGCTGACGGCCCTATGCCGCAAACTCGCGAGCATATCCTTCTTTCCCGTCAGGTTGGTGTACCATTTATCGTTGTGTTCTTGAACAAAACTGATATGGTAGACGACGAAGAACTTCTTGAGCTAGTAGAAATGGAAGTTCGCGATCTTCTTACTGAGTATGACTTCCCTGGTGATGATGTACCAGTAATCAAAGGTTCTGCACTTAAAGCTCTTGAAGGCGATGCTGACTATGAAGCAAAAATCTTCGAACTTATGGATGCGGTTGACGAGTATATCCCAACTCCAGAGCGCGACACGGACAAAGACTTCATGATGCCTGTTGAGGACGTATTCTCCATCACTGGCCGTGGTACAGTTGCAACTGGCCGTGTTGAGCGTGGTAAATTGAATGTTGGTGACGAAATTGAAATCGTAGGTCTTATGGAAGCTCCTAAGAAGACAACTGTCACTGGTGTTGAAATGTTCCGTAAGCTTCTTGACTATGCTGAAGCTGGTGACAACATCGGCGCCCTTCTTCGCGGTGTTTCCCGTGAAGATATCCAGCGTGGCCAGGTACTTGCAAAGCCAGGTACAATCACACCACACACAAAGTTCAAAGCTGAAGTATATGTCCTTTCAAAAGAAGAAGGCGGACGTCACACTCCATTCTTCTCTAACTATCGCCCGCAGTTCTACTTCCGTACAACTGACGTAACTGGCACAATCGCGCTTCCAGAAGGCGTAGAAATGGTTATGCCTGGCGATAACGTTGAAATGACTGTAGAACTTATCTCTCCGATTGCGATCGAAGACGGTACTAAGTTCTCTATCCGTGAAGGCGGCCGTACTGTAGGCGCTGGCGTTGTTGCTTCAATCATCGAGTAATAGCGGCACGGTTGAATCTTGATAAAGGGGCAGGCAATCATTTGATTGCCTGCCTTTTTTATTGTTAAGGAATTATAAATGTAAAACGTTGTGGATAAAAAGCCAGAAGGGAATCGTCCAGCTCCAGGCGCAAGAGGGGTACGCATAAGCTGGCGGCTTGCGCAATTGTACTGTTCAGGCAGGGAATCGGCGGGAATCCAGGGGGAAAAGCAGACTGAAGTGAGGGAACAGGACCGCGCTGCCTGTCAGGGAATCAGCGGAAAGGGAGCAGATCTCTTTTGCAGTCTGTGTTGGAAGCCAAAAAGTATTCTATATGGGTGTAATAGTAACAAGTAAATGTAGCGCAGCTTGTTTGGTGAACTGGCGGCAAGGAACGTAACTGGTGAGTAAAGGATAAAAATTGACGACGAAAACAATGAAACTTGTGAGTAACGCCCCATAACCGGACAGTAAAATGATATAAATTATTAGATAATAAATGAAAAAGCTCATTTTACCGAAGTAAGGAAAGTCGAAAGCAGCTTTTTAGGCCGAATTCAGTCGAAATCATTCCAAACAGCAAGCTTTGCGAGCGGATAATTTTAATCTGAATGCAGCCAGGCGCTGATTTCACGCCGTAACTGCCCGGTTTTGCGCCAAACCATTGACTATTCGCGCAGAGGCAATCAGTTTACAAGCGAAACTACGATAATTTCAAGCCAAAGCATTCATTACGCACCATATAAACCCGCTTTCACGCCAAAACTGGCGGACATACATCCGAGGGCTTACCCCGCCCAAGCCAGCACGGCATACACAAAACACGAAGCACCCGCTTTTCCCCTTAGAACATCCCACCTAACAGCTGCAGGCATACAAAAGCCAGCGCCCACTTAAGCATT from Bacillus marinisedimentorum includes:
- the tuf gene encoding elongation factor Tu; the protein is MGKEKFDRSKAHVNIGTIGHVDHGKTTLTAAITTVLHKKSGKGSAMAYDQIDGAPEERERGITIATAHVEYETDNRHYAHVDCPGHADYVKNMITGAAQMDGAILVVSAADGPMPQTREHILLSRQVGVPFIVVFLNKTDMVDDEELLELVEMEVRDLLTEYDFPGDDVPVIKGSALKALEGDADYEAKIFELMDAVDEYIPTPERDTDKDFMMPVEDVFSITGRGTVATGRVERGKLNVGDEIEIVGLMEAPKKTTVTGVEMFRKLLDYAEAGDNIGALLRGVSREDIQRGQVLAKPGTITPHTKFKAEVYVLSKEEGGRHTPFFSNYRPQFYFRTTDVTGTIALPEGVEMVMPGDNVEMTVELISPIAIEDGTKFSIREGGRTVGAGVVASIIE